Sequence from the Clupea harengus chromosome 20, Ch_v2.0.2, whole genome shotgun sequence genome:
GGGCAtatgagcgagtgagagagacattaagtgtgtgtgtgtgtgtgtatgattataATGCTAATAttaggcagggcagggcagggcttcATCCCCCTGAAGCACTGGTAATGCATTACTAATGCTTGCGCTCATTGTGCCGGACTTGGCACTGGGCGAGACCTGCTGAATGTCTGACAGGCATTTGCATTAACAGTAATGACAATAATCACAGGTGCCtctgtgtgttgcgtgtgtgtgtgtgcgtgtgcgtgtgtgcgtgtgtgtgtgtgtgtcctgctgagATGATGGATCAGAGTAATCACAGTCCTCTGACATggatggagtatgtgtgtgtgtgtgcgtgtgtatgtgtgtgtgtgtgtgtgtgcgtgcatgtgcatgtgtgcgtgtgcgtgtgtgtgtgtgtgtgtgtgtgtgtgtgtgtgtgtgtgtgtgtgacgtggatGGAGTTAATCTGTGGGCGTCTGGATGCCTGGGGCGGGTGGGGAGTAGGAGGGGATGTAAGTGTACCTTCAGTCGCAGTGAATATTTTATAAACATTTaataggcaaacacacacaggcctcataACAAACCTGCCCTACGCCAAAAGAcgcagaagagaggaggacaaaaTACATTACAGTAatcacattacagttttttaataAAGTTAATGATGAGAAATCCAATTACATACTGCATTAAAAAATACATTAGACTGGAAATTCATGGAGGACTAGATGGTcggcaggagaaaaaaaagagttgggaagggaaaatgtgtgtgagtatgtgtgtgtctgtgtgtcagtgtgtatcagtgatGTGTCCAGAGTAAGCTTTCAGACTCCACTTtcttttcagtgtgtttgtgagcaagtGTTGTAGGCGTAGGTTTGTTTgtaatgggtttgtgtgtgtgtgtgtgtgtgtgtaagtctgtgagTGTAGcgtattgtgtgtatgtttgtgtgtcattctcTAATGAGTCCTGTGTAGGCTTTGaggcacatgtgtatgtgtctgtgtgtgtgtctgtctcaccgaTCAGTCCTGTGTAGGCTTTGAGGCAcatggcacgtgtgtgtgtgtgtgtgtgtgtgtgtctgtgtgtctgtgtgtgtgtctgtgtgtgtgtgtgtgtgtgtgtctgtctgtctgtctgtctgtctgtctgtctgtctcaccgaTCAGTCCTGTGTAGGCTTTGAGGCAcatggcacgtgtgtgtgtgtgtgtgtgtgtgtgtgtgtgtgtgtgtgtgtgtgtgtgtgtgtgtgtgtgtgggtgtgtgtgtgtgtgggtgtgtctcacCGATCAGTCCTGTGTAGGCTTTGAGGCAaatggcacgtgtgtgtgtgtgtgtgtgtgtgtgtctcaccgatCAGTCCTGTGTAGGCTTTGAGGCACatggctctgctctctctggcaCAGCCTGATGAGGAGTAGAGGGAGGGCTGGCAGTGGTGCTGAAAATCTGCCAACCTGGCCCTGAAATggacgtacaaacacacacacacacacacacacacacacacacacaaacaaagttgAGCTCCATTTTCTGCTTGCGTAACGGCTCAACTCTGAACTTCTTCGATCTCCAGTGACGCTGTTTCACCATCTCCCCGCACTAAACACAAAACTCCTGGCACAATTGCAGGGGGATagtgcaatatatatatttattataaggctcctcagaatgttgggGATAGtgcaatatttatatttattatatggctcttcagaatgttggGGATagtgcaatatatatatttattatacggctcttcagaatgttggGTATactgcaatatatatatttattatacggctcctcagaatgttggggatagtgcaatatatatatttattatacagctcctcagaatgttggggatattgcaatatatatatttattatacggctcctcagaatgttgggcatattgcaatatatatatttattatacagctcctcagaattttgcaaaaaagttccattgatttgaatgggccagcCAAACGTTCGTAGGTctcatatttctttatattggcCGATGCCATAAATTAATTCACATCTTTTATATCATTCCGGAAGTAGTCCATTCacttaacgtaacggaaagtcattgtaacttaaagtcagcaagtaattgTTTGCTACGCAACACTTGAAATTTTGATGTTCTATTTGCGTGGAGAACtatttttcttagcggaagttGCAAAAtaatttttggaggaatgtcttttatcaTTTTGGCAAGTAGCCATATAACGagcaggataatgtatagtccaccagtcagtatcggaaaataaatcccttaaGGATGAAACAAGACCGAGTCCTGTTCTTCCCGTCGGTGGACTATACcttatcccttacatatactTGGATGATTCAGACCACACATCTCATtgtctatagtgtgtgtatcacttgtctgtgtgtgtgtgagagagtgtgttcattttgtgtgagtTTAGTGGGGGGTGACTCAGTGTTTGTAAGTGGTTGTTACCTCTACAAATAAGTGTGCATGAACACGTGCATGTCCGTTAGTCATATggaacattgtgtgtgtgtatatttgtttatgtgtctttttgtgtgtatttatgggtGTGGACatcttggtctgtgtgtgtgtgtgtgtgtgtgtgtgtgtgtgtgtgtgtgtgagtgtgtgtgcgtgtgttacctGCACAAGTTGTCCGTCGTGCACAGCCCCTTCAGGTGGAGGCAGTTGGGCGGGCGGTCGTACTCGTGGTCCTCGTAGGAGCAGGACGGCACGATGGTCTTGCGCCGGCGCTCGCCGCACAGCGGGTCTGAGCACGGGCAGAAGAGCACGGGCAGGCTGTAGTCCTCGGGCACCCGCTCCAGGAAGCGCCGCAGCGCCCGGTGGCACTTCTGCCGGTTGCAGCGGTCGATGCCCTCGGCGGCGGGCTTGGTGCAGGCGGCGGCGTACTCGGAGCGCAGGGCGCCGCACTTCTCAAACATGCCACAGTACTGAGCCGCCTTCAGACACTGGTTCTGCCCatccagagagggagaggaggctggagaAGGAAACGgaaagagagtgtatgagtgagagagagagagagagagagagagggagggagagagagagagggagagagagagagagagaaagtaaaggaaagagggatggagggagagagagagggaggaatgaatgaatgaatgaagaaaaagtagagatgagaggagaagatgtAGGCCAAAGGGAATGGGACAGCAACAAGGTAgttggaagagagggagagataaggaacagaaatagaaaaaagaaaagcaggtGGAGCTAAagtagaaagagtgtgtgtgtgtgtgtgtgtgtagtgtgtgtgtgtgcgtgtgtgtgtgtgtgtgtgtgtgtgtgtgtgtgtgtgtgtgtgtgtgtgtaggtgtagtgTACCTGCCACTAAGGAGTTTATCCTGAGCGTGTCCAAACTCCTCCGTAGCTCTTCTTCCATGTCCTCATATGGGGATGACTCAATGTCATCATAACctggagcagcacacacacacacacacgggcaataAATGCATTGACACAACTCAGTGACGCCATAAACcccagaaagacacacacacacacattcacacagtacaTTAAAAGCACATGACGTCATTCACATTTTTATGCACTAAGACCCCACTTCCTGGACAAAGAGATATGTAACGCTtatcaatcaaacacacacagacacacacacagaatgggagATAGAGATTTCTATCAGACCAACAATAGGAACAGATCTCAGACTAATTAGGCTTGCAGTCCTGGGCCATTAGCTTGTCATTATCTGTAATTAAGAGAGCTGTGGCATGAGATTAAATGACAGATTACAGCTCAGTCCTGATTACCTGATGAACATAATAGCCAGCAGCGCTAGGCAACAACAGAATACATGAACTAGCTCCATTCCTCACTGGTCGCCAAAACTATTTACGGTTTCACACAGAGCTAGTCGCACACTACTCGCATAGAGAATTTCAAACctaaacaccctcacacacatacacacacacacgcccgcacacacagtgagagataCAAAATGCCGCAAACACATGCCGTACAAAATTTACACAGACGGGTTTGTTTCAAGAATAATGACGGTGGTCCTTGCTCatcgaggtcaaggaaaagtggttaggaaaagGCTATAGGACCTGATGGAGCAGCCTCATACTTAATAATTGTTGAGAATGAAGAACTACGAATTTTATTcataatattttattaattaagGTCATCAGCTATCTGCACACGCGCAGTGGCTCCGTGGTAAGAAGATTGCTTTTCTCGAAAGATGATGCATTTCCCGTTTCTCTAACCACCGTTGTACAACGGTTCACTGAAGACGAATGAATattcattttgaaatgtatgATATGCTTAGTTGGTGGGTGTTCAGGCAGGTAGGGAGAGGGTCAATCTTGTCAAACTAACGCAATTAAAATGTTGACAACAGCAAATATCCAGGAACAACGCTTCTAACGACTGATCTCGAACTGTCGTTCCAACCACCCAACTTTACAACCATGTTTACGACTGATCATTGGAACAACTGTAGGCTTTCAGGAAACACCAAATCGCTGAACGACGGTTGTAGAAACACACCCCAgatcaatatacacacactcccacacacacaaacacatggctCACCTTGTGGGAACCTGAAGGCCCAGTAGGCCTTGATGCAGcgttcaatacacacacactcccacacacacaaacacatggctCACCTTGTGGGAACCTGAAGGCCCAGTAGGCCTTGATGCAGCGCTCCTCCTTGCGTGAGCCGCGCTGACAGCGGCAGTGCAGCAGGTGACGCTTCACCTGGAGCAGGGAGCTCTGCGTCTGCAGGCAGCCCTGCCGGGCCTCGGGGTCCAGGCGGCCATCGGCGCTTCTCTCCAGGCAGAGGTCCAGGTGCTCGAGCAGCGTGCGACACTGCCGCTGCTCCTGACAGGACCGCCGGGCTTCCAGACAGTCCAGTCCTCCAGTCGAGGAGCAGTGCACGCCtggggaggagtgggagagagagggaggagtgggagagagggaggagagggagagagaggaaggagtgggagagagggaggagtgggagagagaggagaggagagggagagagagggagagagagagagggagagagaggaaggagtgggagggagggaggagtaggagagagggaggagagaagaggagtgggagagagggaggagtgggagagagagaaagattgtggGGGGTGAGAGGGTGCAGAGGAgattgatggggggggggtgagagggtgcagagaaggacaaagagaagcagggaggaagggagaaagagagagaaaaaacctgTTTCAGgaagagtttgtgtgcgtgtgtgtgtgtgtgtgtatgcctgtgcacAAGAGTGAAAAACAAAATTGATAGAAGGGAGAGCTATTTCACAGTAATTTTAGGAGTATGTATTTCTGGAAGTGCAGAGGGCAACATATATAAATTAAACTACAGGAAGTGAAGGCTGCTATTCATGCAAGCAGCCAGTGAGTCACAAGACCGTGCTGCGGTGGCTAATGTTTAGTGTCTTTTTTGGGTCAAGCAGCCTTTTTAGTCCTCTGCCACTCTTTGCCTGAAGTTCTAATTCCCATAATCCCGCTCTCCTAAGACCTGTCATCTGGAAGAGATTTTTGCTGACATTTAACAGATTTCACAcctcaaaataacaaaatgcacacaacacacagcacgcTTCTGCCGCTTTGTCTGAGTCTGATAAACgcaacaaacaccacacacacacacacacacacacacacacacacacacacacacacacacacacacacacacacacactgacacacagacacacccacacactgctgAGATCATGTCCAATCCGACCGGATTTGAAGGACAAACACATTACTGTGGACAGCTTTGCAAACTGTTTCGAGTGTAGTGGATGACATGAACTGGAGCTCTggggtcacagagagagaattctGATCTTAAATAATGACTGTAGATCGATTGGCCAGAAGCTCCATGGTTTAAATAACCTTCTTCTACAGTCAGTCATTATTGAACAGGTGTCACTGAGTTATTACCCACGACGTGACaagatcacactcacacacacacacacacacacacacacacacacacacacaaacacaaacacatacacacacacacacacacacacacacacaaatacataacacacacacacacacacacacacacacacacacacacacacacacacacacacacacacacacacacacacacacacacacacacacacacaccttcactgccCAGGGAGTTCTCCATAACTCTGTAGGCCTAgaggacagatacacactccTGATCTCCAAAGCTGATCTGAGGACTGCAGGCTGAGACTAGATTAGGGTCTGAGGAGGGGGTAGGAAATGGAGAGTCTGATCCCAGGTCTGCGGTAGGATCTGGGTGAGGACTCAAGATGGCTGCAGCTGTGACAGATCCTGCGTCAAAACATACAGCACCTTCACCCTCTCACCCCCAGCACCATATCACACTGCATATCCACCAGATCAATACAACTCAATCAGGTCTCTGAACCAACTCTGAGGTCTGCGACACTTAAACAGGAGCTAACCCTAGAGTATAGCACTGGGAAATAAACTGGGTTCTGGAGTCTGACGATACAAAAGAACGAGATCAACATTGTTTGACCAGGACGTTCCCCTTCGACCCGACAATATATGCAAATCTCATCTCAAATGTGATATTTTTTCATTGTCCAGTCATCATACAGCATTGCctattttgatgtatttttgtcaCCACCTGAACCTTCTTGCACAATTTTGCcccatttcattttcacttcctAGACCTTGTTAGAGACAAAGGCAGATCTGCTCTAAAGACATGGTTCTGGTTGTGAGTTAATGACAACAGTTTCTTCGAGTTCCGTGTGAGTGACGTGCAACTAGCCCACTTGTACAGCATTAGCAGTGTTGCCATCCAATGGAGATGCATTTCAGCAGAGCCGTTGAGCTGCCCTGTTCTCAACATCCCACTTGCACTGATCACCCCAGGCATCATGGGTTATGGAATACCAGTGGTGCACATTAGGAATGCAGTACATTCTCATTTATTTAGTGAGCATGTATTCATTCTTTTCTCTCACCACAACCTtgtttgtatacacacacacacctctcagtgCTGAGAAACCCAGTGGACGTAAGATTACTTCCCTATAATTCATGTGTccactggttttttttttttgtgaggagTTTCCGGACTTTCCCCTTTTCAAAGAGGgcctttgtttaaaaaaaaaaagaaaaaagaatgagaTCCTTCGCAAACATCCATCCACTCCTCTGAAGGAGGGTTGGTTTGTTCATTGCGGTTAGCTTCTCTGTCTGCTCGCCTTCCCATCGGACAGCCAAAGGATGGGGGAGCATGCTGGTTCACAATGGCAGCCACTGAATCAGCCAGGTGGGTGCCACACATTGGTGTTGGCGAGGTTACGTCCCTATAACTCATGTGAAGTCCACTGGGTTTCTCAGCACTGAGTATATGTCACGGTTCATGAATTCATTCCATGTTAGGTCTCCTCGCCATTTTCCTTGTTGTCCGCAATGCAACCTCAGAGTCCTTGCAAACACAGACGCGCAGGGCTCCAGACCTCCTCTGCAGTGAAAGAAATTGGTAGTGGctgcatatatatttatataaatatacattcagCAGTACggcaaagaaaaatgaaaaagtaaagAGGGGAGGATTCGTGAGCCTTTGGATGGAGAGGCATCTGTCGACTGGTGGCTGTTTATCAGTGACACATTTGCTGAGGAAGTATGGCTTTTTCCCGTACGCCTACAGAATAGCTTGATCGATGTGGTGAGAGGTGATGCTGgaagaaataaaaatggaaCTAAGAGTGCACAATTTATCTAAGTTCCATCCTTCTAGATGCTACTAGGAGCGTGTCCAATTTTGCTCAGCTGCCTGCCGTGTTTGACTGGATGTTGAAGAGTGTTTGACTGgatgttgtgggtgtgtgactaGATGTTGAAGAGTGTTTAATTGGATGTTGTGGGTGTTTGCATGCAGTGGTCTTGGAGAGGCACCCAGTTCGTTCTGCATAGGCATGATGGAGTCACAATCATTTCAGAGAGCTGCAAGGCTTCCAGAGCAGtcaacaaaagaaacaaatgaaCCTTCACAACATGCAATCATTAATGT
This genomic interval carries:
- the gfra3 gene encoding GDNF family receptor alpha-3, encoding MFLLGILLSFFSPGVHCSSTGGLDCLEARRSCQEQRQCRTLLEHLDLCLERSADGRLDPEARQGCLQTQSSLLQVKRHLLHCRCQRGSRKEERCIKAYWAFRFPQGYDDIESSPYEDMEEELRRSLDTLRINSLVAASSPSLDGQNQCLKAAQYCGMFEKCGALRSEYAAACTKPAAEGIDRCNRQKCHRALRRFLERVPEDYSLPVLFCPCSDPLCGERRRKTIVPSCSYEDHEYDRPPNCLHLKGLCTTDNLCRARLADFQHHCQPSLYSSSGCARESRAMCLKAYTGLIGTVMTPNYVQNSSMDVSLWCNCEGSGNHWQDCQHLQHLFTDNTCLSNAITTMGSFLSHPEEGVAPPPPAPSQITQHHQLNVNLQSALNSVETSEEEEEEEKEEQEAVKDEEEIVERFHVIPPYSEKATVSNLNSAGRGVHSVLSLRRPLLAPALPLLLLLSFLFILTLACPFT